CAAAGTCTGAAACTGGCGATGCTGGTGGCACTGGCATATTGCACCTTGGCAGAACTGCTTTTGGCAGGTTTTGCCAGCGTGCTGGGAAGTGCATTTGTTGATGATGGCCAGGTGCAGGGCGAAATTGGCCGCATATTGCCCATGGTGATGATGGCGTTTTTCACCGTCGGCCCGATGATGATGGTGGCGACCTATTTTCAGGCCATCGGCAATGCCGGGCGGGCCGCGTTGCTGGGGCTGGCAAAGCCGTATCTGTTTGCCTTGCCCGCCACATTTTTATTGCCGTTATGGCTGGGGGAAAATGGCATCTGGCTGGCAAGGCCGGTGGCGGATATTTCGCTGGTGCTGCTGACCGGGCTGGTCGTGATGCGATGGGCCAGCGGTTTTAACATGGTCGGCCGTCCCGGCTAAGCAAATGGCCCGATCGGGCAGCGCGTGGTGGCGTGAGTACCGGGACAGCAGCGTGATCATGGTGTATGGTTACGCTGCCCGGCCTGCCTGATGTGGTGCAGATTGCGGCCTGGCATTGGCCGTTCGGGCAGGAAATGGATGGGATATATGACGGCGAAACCGCAGCAAAGTGGCAGTAACCAGCGTTTTTGGCACGATACGGACGTTCCCTTCATCGAGGCGCGTTTTGTGCGCGAAGGGCGGGATATCCGATCGGACAAGCATACCCATGATACCTTTTCCATCGGCGCGATTTTGGGCGGGGCGAGTGCCTGCCACATGCGCCGCGCCAAGCATGAATTAAGTACGGGCACAGTGATTTTCATCAACCCGGAAGATGTTCATGATTGCCACCCGCTGGTCGAACGGGGTTGGGCCTTTCAGATGTTATATGTCGATACCGACTGGCTTTTGGATGTGCAGGCGCAAAATGATGCCGACGCGAACGGAAAATTTGCCGCCTATGACCCGGTATTAAGCCAGGATCCGGTGATTTTTGCCCAACTAACCCGGTTGGGCAGGATTTTGGCAGACCACGATATTCCGGCATTGGGTAAAGAAGAAGCCGCAACCGCATTTTTCAGCCTGCTGGCAGAACGCACCGGGCGGGGCAAAACACGGTTATATGCCATGGGGCAAGGTGGCGTGGGCCGTATTGCGGGGATGCAGGGCGAAAAGCCTGAAGGGGGCAAAGGCGTTTTACGGGCGGCAGAATATATTCGCGCCCATTGTGAACAACCCCTGCGCCTGAATGGTATCAGCGCGCAGGCGGGCATGACACCTTCGGCACTGGTGCGGGCCTTTGGCCAGCAATATGGCATTACACCCCATGCCTATCTGATGAATTGCCGCATCCAGCGCGCCCGTCATGCCCTGAAACGGGGTGAGCGGATTGTTGATGTCGCACTGGCCTGCGGCTTTGCCGACCAGGCACATTTCCAGCGTATTTTCAAACGCCAGATGACGGCAACCCCGCGCCAATACGCCCATGTGATGAGCGCCTGAGCGCGAATTGCGCGGAATGGGCACGATTGGCGCGGTTGGTAAAAGCCTGAATAAGGGCAAAGGGCTTTAATGCAACAGCAGGTAAAGCGCACTTGCCAGCAGCAAAGCCGCCATGCAGCGATTAAAGCGCCGCACGAGAATATCGTTATGCAGGTAACGCCGCAAAAATGCCCCGGCCCCGGCCCAGCAGCTTACCGAGGCAAAGCAGATGACAAAATAAAGGGCGACAAACTGCCAGATCAGCACCGGGTCACCATCGGCAATAAAGGCCCCCATACCGGCGACAGAGGCCATCCATGCCTTGGGATTAAGCCATTGCAGGGTGGCACCGGTCAGGATGGAAGGGGCCTTGGCACCGCGATCAGTGTTGATTTTGCCGCTATCGATCGCAAGTTTGATTGCAAGATACCCCAGAAACGCCACCCCGGCCCATTTGATGAACAGGGTAACTTCGGGGATCTGGGTTAAAAGCTGATGCAGGCCAAGGCCGATCAGCAGCAAAAGCAGGCAGAAACCTGCTGTCGCGCCAAAAACCGGGCGCAGGGCAGGCTGAAAACCATATTTAACCGATGTGCCAAGCACCAGAATATTGACCGGCCCCGGCGTGATCGAGGCGACAAGGGCGAAACTTGCCATCGAAAGATAAAGACTAAGACTGCCAGACATTACGTTTCCTGCTTTTGCATTTGTTTTGATTTTTTGCAGGTAAGCCGATTGCGCAGCCGAATTATTGAAGAAAATTGTCCCTGATCGCGATTTTGATAAAAATTTTTACCATGCGCCAAAAGGCCGCCCGGTTGTGGCCGGGCGGCCCGAAGGTGGATAACGGGTTAACGGGGTCGCGGCTTAATCGGTCAGAAAATCAAGGACGGCATCGTTTAACGGTTTTGCGCATTCCTCAGGCAGCCAGTGGCCGCAATCGGGGATGACCAGCCCTTTGACATGGGTGCCATATTCACCAAGCTGGTCGGCTTCAAGCTGGCCCATGCCGCCATGTCCACCGCCGCCAATGGCCAGCACGGGCATGGAAAGTTTGTTTTTCGCCAGCGATTTGTTGCGGGCGGCGGTTTCGTTCAGGGCGCGGTAATATTCAAATGACGCATGAAGCGTGTGCGGCTTGGCATAGGACGCGCCGTAAAGGTCCAGCAGCTCATTGGTAAAGGCTGCGCGGTTGGTTGCATGTTCCTTGATGAAATGTTCAAGGAACATGCGTTCATGGCCGGTAACCAGGGTTTCGGCAAGGTTGTTACCCGCAGCAAAAAAGCTGAAATGCCAGACCAGTGATTCGCCTTCGGGGGTGAAAGCCGGGAAATCATAAAGGCGATGATCAGGGATCGGTGCCTCCATAAAAATCAGCTTGCGAATATCCTTCTGGTGGCTAACCGCCATGGGGTAGGTGTTCCAGATGCCAATGTCATGGGCGACCAGATCAAACGGGGCATCAGGGCTGAACTGTTTTGCCAGCCCATACAGGATAGGCGATATAACCTGCCCGACATAGGATTTGGGCACGGCAGATTGCCCCAAACCGGGCAGATCAACGGCAACAACGCTGTGCGTTTTGGCAAGCAGCGGCATTAGCTGGTGCCATTCATACCAGCTTTGCCCAAACCCATGCACCAGAAAGGCCAACGGCCCAGAACCGCCTTTGACATAATGAAGGCGAACGCCGTTGATTTCGGCATAGCTGCTTTCAAAGCCCGCAGGAACCGGGAATTCGGATTCTGGCTGGGATTGCGGCTTGGCCTTTGGTTGGGGCTGGGTTTGCGCGTGGGAATTGGCTGAAAAAAGGGCAGCAGAAAGCGCTACCGCAAGCAGCAGTTTACGCATTTTGGAAAACTCCGTTTATGGGATGGGGGATGTTAGTGCTGGCGCGCGCCAGCGGGGAAACCGTTGCGCCGGGCGCTAAACGCGATGAAAAGGCCAATCAGGATCAGGACCAAAACGACGGGTGGGAACGTTGCCGCGCCCCCTTTTTCCAGCAGGATGCCACCCACCATGCTGCCACCGGCAATCGCTGCATTCCAGATCACCACATTCATCGAAAGGGCAATATCGGCACCGGGGCCAGCAGTATCGGCCAGGGCGGTTTGAAGCTGGGTCGCGGCACCGCCAAAGGTAAGGCCCCATATGCCGGTCGCGATCATAAGAACCACCGGGTTTGCACCAACAATGCTAAGCACGACAAGGGTCAGGGCAAATGTTGCCAGGGCCACAAGAACCGAAAGGCGCAAGGCACGGTCAATAACCCGGCCCGTAACCCAGATGCCAACCAACGCCGCAACACCAAAAACCAGCAGAACCAGATCAACATGGTCGGCCAGCCCGGCCCGGGCCGAAAACGGCGCGATATAGGTGTAAAGAACGTTATGCGCCAGCATCCAGAACAGAACGACCGATAGAACGGCCCGCACGCCCGGCATGGCGGCAACACGAAACAGGCTGCCCTGTTTGCGGCCCTTTTGCCCCGGATAGTCCGGCACGGATGCCAGAATCCACACAATCAGCGCCAGTGTCATTGCCGACATGACCCAAAATGCCAGCCGCCAGCCAATGACCGACCCCAGCCAGGTGCCCAGCGGCACACCAACCGATAATGCAATGGGGGTGCCTACCATTGCCAGGGCCAGGGCGCGGCCCTGCTGGTGGGGTTCGACCATGCGCCGGGCGTAACCTGCAATCAGGCTCCAGGCAAGACCGGCCGAACAGCCCGCTAAAAAACGCGCCAGCATGGTCAGCCAGTAGCTGGTTGAAAAGGCGGTGGCCGAATTGAACAGGAAAAAACCAATCACGGTCAGCAGCAGGACCGACCGGCGCGGCCAGGTTTGCGTCAATAACGTAAGTGGAATTGCAGCAAGCAGCGACCCCACGGCATAGGCCGCAACCGATTGCCCGGCAAGCGATTGCGAAACAGCAAGCCCATCAGCCATTTGCGGCAAAAGGCCCGCTGGCAGGGTTTCGGTGGCGATGCAGATAAAGCCCGTCATGGCGAGCGCCAGAAGGGCCGCAACGGGAAGTTTTTCGCGATCAGGCGGGTGCCTGAACGGTTGTGAAGGGAAGTCTGACATGACGTCTTCCTAATTATGTACTGATCGATACGGAAGTATTGCGTCAGCCCATGCTTGTCAATGACTAATGTATCGACTATTTCATAAGTCAGGAGGACGACCGCATGGCACGTACAGGCAGACCAAGAGAATTTGACCGGCAAGCAGCCCTTGAAATGGCGCTGGTTTTGTTTTGGCAACAGGGGTTTGAACCCACATCGCTAAACCAGCTCAAGGAAGTGATGGGGGGAATATCGCCAACCAGCTTTTATGCGGCCTTCGGCTCAAAGGAGCAGCTGTTTCGCGAGGTTGTTGCGCTGTATCGCAGCCAGCAGGGGCAGGTGACCGATGTTTTGTTTGATGAAAACATTCCCCCCCGGCAGGCAATTGAACAATGCCTGCGCCAGTCGGTGCATATGCAAACCGATAAAACCCATCCGCTGGGGTGCCTGGTCACCATGGGCGCAACAAATTGCGGCCCGACGGGCGATGCCGTCGTGCAGCTTCTGCGGGACGAACGGTTAAAAAACTTTGGCGGCATCAAAAGGCAGCTTGAACGTGCCGTCACCAGCGGTGCATTGCCGTCAAACGCCGATATACCGGCACTTGCCGCGACGATAAATACCTTCCTGAATGGCATATCGCTTGCCGCACGCGACGGGGTGGGCGAAGACGACCTTCAGGCATCGGTTGGCAATATCATGCGCCTGTGGGACGCGGCCTGACAGTGGTTTTTGGGTGCCGGGCGGTGGGGAACCCGCTTTGCGCTGGTGTTTCCAGTGCGTTTTATGCCAGCCCGAAAACCCCGGCCAACCAGCCAGCAGCCCCGGCGACCATGGCATAGCGCGCGGCTTTGCCCAGGGTAACAAGAATGATGAAAGGCAGGAACCGCACGCGCATTGCCCCGGCAACAAGGGTAATGGGATCACCAATCACCGGCAGCCAGGCAAATAACAGCGCCCATAGGCCAAAACGGGAAAACCACGCACAGGCGCGCTGATAATCGCGTTCGGAAACGGGGAACCAGCGGGCATGGCGGAACCGTTCAATCGCAATGCCCAGCAGCCAGTTCACCAGCGACCCCGCAACATTGCCCAGGGTTGCCACCAGCACAAGCAGGCGCACATCATGGTTGCCCGCCCCGACAAGGGCAGCCAAAACCGCCTCGGAAGATCCGGGCAGCAGGGTGGCAGATGTGAAAGCGGATAAAAACAGCCCGCCATAAACCAGCATGGATGCGATCATATGGCAGGACATACCGTTCACTGGCGGATCGGTCTATGGGAATGTTTGCCGTGTTGCGGCTTGTGGCGCTGATGATACCGGTTAAGCCGGTTTTGCCGCTATAGGTGCGATCAGGCCAAGCGTCAGGTTGAATGTACGCAGGCAGGCCTGAATGATGAGGATCGCCAGTTCATCTGTTACCGGCGTTGTTTCTTTGCGTGCGAGGGCGGTGTTTAGGGCGGCGGCCTTGTTAAGGGCAGCGTCATAACGCTGCCTGTCATTAATATCGATAATGGCGGGCAGGTAGCGTGCCTGTGCCAGATCGTGATTTAGCAACAATCGGGCAAGGCGGCCATTTTGGCCGGGAAACGGCTGCTGGTTGATGAAAAGCGCGTGCCAGCGGGCCGCATGAATAAGCGGGTGTTGCCCGGATGGTGGGCGATGCTGCGCAACAAGATCGGCGATTTTGGCATCCTGATCGGGCGTGGTTCTGGCGCTTGGCGATAGGTGCCCGGTTTGCAGGATGGTATGGAGTTCCAATATGCCCTGCGCATCAAGCGGCCTGTTTTGGCGCGCCATTTTTTCCAGGTGATAAATGGCGTCGCGATGGCGGATGACCTCAAGATGTTCGGCAATTGATTTGCCGCCAACCGTGATGCCTTCGAGGATAACCTTTGTTTCGCGCAAGCTCAGCCCGTTTCCGGCAAGGGCGTTGGAATGATAGATCCAGTCAAGATGATGTTTTTCGCGCAGCGATGATGCCGTGTGGCGTGGCAGGGGCATGCAGCCAGCAAGCCGGGATTTTGCGTGATCGACCTGTTTTAGCAGGTCAGCAAGGTTGGCATTCATTGCAGATATTCCGGCAAACGGGGCGCACAGCACGGGCGGAGCCATGATTCTAGCACGACCGCACCCATGCAATGCATTTTTTGCGCAGATAGGGGCGTGATGTGAAGGGCCGGGTTTGCTGCGGATGCAGAAATTTGCGGGATAAAAAAGGGGAAGCCCGACACATGGGAGATGTGCCGGGCTGGAAATGGGCGGATCAGTTCTGGGGGAGTGAGCCGCCGCCCTGTAGACGTTTAAGATCAGACGATGTGAAGACGGACATCGACATTGCCGCGAAGGGCGTTGGAATAGGGGCAGATTTTATCGGCGGTTTCGACGAGCTTTTCGGCATCGGCGCGATCAAGACCCGGCAGGGAGATGTGCAGGTCAACATCAAGGCCAAAGCCACCGGCATCACGCGGGCCAATGCCAACGGTTGCCTTGATGGAAGCATCTTTCGGGGTTTTCGGTGCGCCCTGCGAGGAAGCAGCCTTCATTGCGCCGATAAAGCAGGCGGAATAACCCATTGCGAAAAGCTGTTCGGGATTGTTGCCTTCGCCGCCGGCACCACCGAGTTCTTTCGGCGTGGTCAGTTTGACTTCGATCGAGCCATCTTCGGTTTTGGCATGACCATCACGGCCACCGGTTGCAGAGCCAGAAGTACGGTACAGAACTTTAACAGACATTTTCATCATCCTTGGTTTTCAGTGTTTCAAGATCGATGCGCAATGATGCGCTAGACATGGGGTGCAGGGCGAAACCTGCAACCCCGTTTCGGGTTTGGTCGTCTTAGTTGGCGTGCAGGGCGTTTTTCAGGAAAGCGACACCCTGGTCGATAGCAGCACGGGCCGCCGGGGTTTCGGAAAGGGCGTTCAGCATGACAAAATCATGGATGGTGCCGTTGTATCGGGTTGAAGTCACGGTGACACCGGCCTGTGACAATTTACGGGCATAGGCTTCTCCTTCGTCGCGCAACACGTCGTTTTCATCCGTGATCACCAGGGCCGGTGCCTGACCGGCAAGCTGGTCGTGGCTGGCATGGATCGGCGTGATTTTCGGGTCATTACGGTCAACGTTTTCGGGCAGGTATGCGTTCCAGAACCATTTCATCGCATCGCGGGTCAACCACGGGCCATTGGCAAATTCGGTGTAGGAACCATTATCGAAATTGGCATCGGTTACCGGGTAATAAAGCAGCTGTGCGGTGATGGCCGGGCCTTTGCGTTCGTTTGCCAGCAGGGAAACAACCGCTGTCATGTTGCCACCAACACTGTCACCGGCAATGGCGAGGCGGGTGGGGTCGACATTAAGCTGTTCGGCGTGATCCGCGACATATTTGGTCACCGCGTAATCCTGTTCGATGGCGGTGGGATATTTGGCCTCGGGCGAACGTTCATAATCGACAAAGACCAGAACGGCATTGGCACCAACGGCGAGTTCGCGAACCAGACGGTCGTGGGTATCCGTACCGCCCATGACCCAGCCTGCACCGTGGAAATAAACAATAACCGGCAGGCGATCGGTGTTGCCTTTGGGGCGGAAGATGCGAACGCGGGTAGCACCGGTCGGTCCGACCGGCAGGGTGCGGTCTTCGGTATCAACGGCGGGGGCGGCAACCGGGCCAGCCTGTGCGCCGGAAAGAACGTTGCGGGCCTGATCAGGTGTCAGGGTGTAGATCGCCGGGGCATTGGCAGCGGCCAGGGCATTGATGAAGTTCTGGGTGGCCGGTTCGAGAACCGGGGCGTCTGCTTTGGCGTCGGTGGCGAAGGTTGCGGTGGCCAGTGCCAGTGCAGCGGCAGCAACGGTTGATTTCAGCTTGTTCATGACAGAGTCCTTTCCAAATTCTGGTGTGTGGCGGTGTATCGCCGTTCGGTGCATTTTGAATAGCACACGATTTAATCGTGCACGATCTAATTTTGAGAATGTCAGGTATGCGATAAAATCGCTTGATATTTAATCGTGCGCGACTTAATTGTTCGGGTTCGACATATTCAGGAGATGAAAATGGCAGACAAACAGAAGCTGACGCTTGATCAGCTATTGTGTTTTTCGGTCTATTCGACCGGGCATGCCTTTAACCGTATCTATAAGCCATTGCTGGACCGGGTCGGGCTGACTTACCCGCAATATCTGGTGATGGTGGTGCTGTGGCAGGAAGATGGCCAGACAGTACGCAGTATTGGCGGCAAGCTGTTTTTGGAAAGCAGCACGCTGACCCCGCTGATCAAGCGGCTGGAAAGTGCCGGTTTGCTGACCCGTGAACGCGACCGCGAAGATGAACGCCAGGTGCGTGTGGTTCTGACCCAGCAGGGCCGTGACTTGCAAAAAGAAGCCGAAAACGTACCCGATTGCGTTTTTGAAGCCTGCGGGATGCATCTGGACGAATTGATTGACCTGAACCAGAAGCTGGTGACGCTGCGCACCTCGCTGGAAAAGGCGGCGGAATAACGTTTTTCCGCGAGAATTGCCGCCGATGACGGCGCTGCGTGTGGCCCGTTTTGCCGATGAACCCGAAACCGTCCTGCAAGGATGGCCGGGGGCGTGGCATAAGTGCTGCGATGGAAGGGGTTTTGCAAATGCAATGCGCCTGCCAGCAGGGCCGGCAGGCGCAGAATGGGAATGGGTAAACGTGTCAAAAAGGCGTGTGCCTTAGACAAGGCCAGAGAGCAGCGCGACCGCGCCAACCAGCATGGCGACATGTTGCAGCAGCATGCCGATGGCTTGTGAACCGCCGGGAAGGCGCAGAACGCCAAGCGCGTGCAAGATGCGGGCAATGATAAAGGCCGCCACCAGACCCCAAAGGAACTGGGCCGGGATATAGCCGGTAATTTCCAGTGCCGCGCACAGCATGACCATGAGCGGGGCATTTTCGATGAAATTGCCATGCGCGCGAATACGGCGGCGCAGGGCGGAATCATCGGCATCGCCCAGTCCGACGCGAAGATCGCGGCGACGGAAAGATACATGCAGGCTGAGAATGATCAGAAGCAGGGTGAATATGCCGGTAAGAAAGGCTGTTGCCGGAATGTGCAGCATGGATCGTTTCCTGTGGTTTCAAGCCTTTTTTCCCTGATAAGGCCCGTTTGTTATTGCCTGCCCATCATTTGCACCCCGCCAATGCGCAGGGAATGTAATTTGAGGGCGAGAAAAGCCCGTGTTTGAGCACCCAAGGGCAGATTAGGCCCAAAACAGGATTTCGCAAATAGGGATAAGTGCCTTTGCACACAGCAAAAACGGCGATGAGGGTTTCATCGCCGTTTGCGTGGAAGGCTTGAGTACGGGTTAGATATTGCGCAACTGATCAAGGAAGTTTTTGACTTCAAGATCGAGATTGCGGGCCTGTTTGGCCAGTTCGGTGGCATCGGTTTGCACATCCGATGCGGCCTCGCCGGTTTGACCCGCCGTATTGCGGACAATGCCGATGGAAGATGAAACCTCGTTCGTGCCAGCCGCAGCCTGCTGGACATTGCCCGAAATTTCGGCGGTGGCGGCACCCTGCTGTTCGACTGCCGCTGCAATGGCCGATGCGATTTCGTTGATGCTGGAAATGGTTTGGGTGACCTTTTCAATGGCATCGACGGTGTTGTGGGTTTCGGACTGGATGGAGCCGATTTGCTGGGCGATTTCGTCGGTTGCCTTGGCCGTCTGATTGGCAAGGTTTTTAACTTCCTGTGCCACAACGGCAAAACCTTTGCCGGCTTCGCCTGCGCGGGCGGCCTCGATGGTGGCATTGAGGGCGAGAAGGTTGGTTTGTGCCGCAATATCGTTAATCAGATTGACCACCTCGCCAATGCGTTCGGCGGCTTCGGCCAGGCCGGTGACCATGGCATTGGCGCGCGAGGCTTCATCTACGGCGTTGCCGGCAATTTGCGATGACCGTGCCACCTGCGAGCTGATTTCCTGGATGGAGGCGGAAAGTTCCTCGCTGGCGG
The window above is part of the Thalassospira marina genome. Proteins encoded here:
- a CDS encoding AraC family transcriptional regulator — translated: MTAKPQQSGSNQRFWHDTDVPFIEARFVREGRDIRSDKHTHDTFSIGAILGGASACHMRRAKHELSTGTVIFINPEDVHDCHPLVERGWAFQMLYVDTDWLLDVQAQNDADANGKFAAYDPVLSQDPVIFAQLTRLGRILADHDIPALGKEEAATAFFSLLAERTGRGKTRLYAMGQGGVGRIAGMQGEKPEGGKGVLRAAEYIRAHCEQPLRLNGISAQAGMTPSALVRAFGQQYGITPHAYLMNCRIQRARHALKRGERIVDVALACGFADQAHFQRIFKRQMTATPRQYAHVMSA
- a CDS encoding LysE family translocator, with the protein product MSGSLSLYLSMASFALVASITPGPVNILVLGTSVKYGFQPALRPVFGATAGFCLLLLLIGLGLHQLLTQIPEVTLFIKWAGVAFLGYLAIKLAIDSGKINTDRGAKAPSILTGATLQWLNPKAWMASVAGMGAFIADGDPVLIWQFVALYFVICFASVSCWAGAGAFLRRYLHNDILVRRFNRCMAALLLASALYLLLH
- a CDS encoding alpha/beta fold hydrolase; the encoded protein is MRKLLLAVALSAALFSANSHAQTQPQPKAKPQSQPESEFPVPAGFESSYAEINGVRLHYVKGGSGPLAFLVHGFGQSWYEWHQLMPLLAKTHSVVAVDLPGLGQSAVPKSYVGQVISPILYGLAKQFSPDAPFDLVAHDIGIWNTYPMAVSHQKDIRKLIFMEAPIPDHRLYDFPAFTPEGESLVWHFSFFAAGNNLAETLVTGHERMFLEHFIKEHATNRAAFTNELLDLYGASYAKPHTLHASFEYYRALNETAARNKSLAKNKLSMPVLAIGGGGHGGMGQLEADQLGEYGTHVKGLVIPDCGHWLPEECAKPLNDAVLDFLTD
- a CDS encoding MFS transporter → MSDFPSQPFRHPPDREKLPVAALLALAMTGFICIATETLPAGLLPQMADGLAVSQSLAGQSVAAYAVGSLLAAIPLTLLTQTWPRRSVLLLTVIGFFLFNSATAFSTSYWLTMLARFLAGCSAGLAWSLIAGYARRMVEPHQQGRALALAMVGTPIALSVGVPLGTWLGSVIGWRLAFWVMSAMTLALIVWILASVPDYPGQKGRKQGSLFRVAAMPGVRAVLSVVLFWMLAHNVLYTYIAPFSARAGLADHVDLVLLVFGVAALVGIWVTGRVIDRALRLSVLVALATFALTLVVLSIVGANPVVLMIATGIWGLTFGGAATQLQTALADTAGPGADIALSMNVVIWNAAIAGGSMVGGILLEKGGAATFPPVVLVLILIGLFIAFSARRNGFPAGARQH
- a CDS encoding TetR/AcrR family transcriptional regulator encodes the protein MARTGRPREFDRQAALEMALVLFWQQGFEPTSLNQLKEVMGGISPTSFYAAFGSKEQLFREVVALYRSQQGQVTDVLFDENIPPRQAIEQCLRQSVHMQTDKTHPLGCLVTMGATNCGPTGDAVVQLLRDERLKNFGGIKRQLERAVTSGALPSNADIPALAATINTFLNGISLAARDGVGEDDLQASVGNIMRLWDAA
- a CDS encoding YqaA family protein, whose protein sequence is MSCHMIASMLVYGGLFLSAFTSATLLPGSSEAVLAALVGAGNHDVRLLVLVATLGNVAGSLVNWLLGIAIERFRHARWFPVSERDYQRACAWFSRFGLWALLFAWLPVIGDPITLVAGAMRVRFLPFIILVTLGKAARYAMVAGAAGWLAGVFGLA
- a CDS encoding Fic family protein, whose translation is MNANLADLLKQVDHAKSRLAGCMPLPRHTASSLREKHHLDWIYHSNALAGNGLSLRETKVILEGITVGGKSIAEHLEVIRHRDAIYHLEKMARQNRPLDAQGILELHTILQTGHLSPSARTTPDQDAKIADLVAQHRPPSGQHPLIHAARWHALFINQQPFPGQNGRLARLLLNHDLAQARYLPAIIDINDRQRYDAALNKAAALNTALARKETTPVTDELAILIIQACLRTFNLTLGLIAPIAAKPA
- a CDS encoding organic hydroperoxide resistance protein, which encodes MSVKVLYRTSGSATGGRDGHAKTEDGSIEVKLTTPKELGGAGGEGNNPEQLFAMGYSACFIGAMKAASSQGAPKTPKDASIKATVGIGPRDAGGFGLDVDLHISLPGLDRADAEKLVETADKICPYSNALRGNVDVRLHIV
- a CDS encoding alpha/beta hydrolase, whose product is MNKLKSTVAAAALALATATFATDAKADAPVLEPATQNFINALAAANAPAIYTLTPDQARNVLSGAQAGPVAAPAVDTEDRTLPVGPTGATRVRIFRPKGNTDRLPVIVYFHGAGWVMGGTDTHDRLVRELAVGANAVLVFVDYERSPEAKYPTAIEQDYAVTKYVADHAEQLNVDPTRLAIAGDSVGGNMTAVVSLLANERKGPAITAQLLYYPVTDANFDNGSYTEFANGPWLTRDAMKWFWNAYLPENVDRNDPKITPIHASHDQLAGQAPALVITDENDVLRDEGEAYARKLSQAGVTVTSTRYNGTIHDFVMLNALSETPAARAAIDQGVAFLKNALHAN
- a CDS encoding MarR family winged helix-turn-helix transcriptional regulator, whose product is MADKQKLTLDQLLCFSVYSTGHAFNRIYKPLLDRVGLTYPQYLVMVVLWQEDGQTVRSIGGKLFLESSTLTPLIKRLESAGLLTRERDREDERQVRVVLTQQGRDLQKEAENVPDCVFEACGMHLDELIDLNQKLVTLRTSLEKAAE
- a CDS encoding MAPEG family protein, with the translated sequence MLHIPATAFLTGIFTLLLIILSLHVSFRRRDLRVGLGDADDSALRRRIRAHGNFIENAPLMVMLCAALEITGYIPAQFLWGLVAAFIIARILHALGVLRLPGGSQAIGMLLQHVAMLVGAVALLSGLV